The Heteronotia binoei isolate CCM8104 ecotype False Entrance Well chromosome 14, APGP_CSIRO_Hbin_v1, whole genome shotgun sequence genome has a window encoding:
- the PSKH1 gene encoding serine/threonine-protein kinase H1 has translation MGCGTSKVLPEPPKDVHLDLVKKVEPYCGYKNDIYKHFIKDDGGDAIKSGFPSPPRHTNPYASGYSPTRLEQPEPRKNRVAKYRAKFDPRVTAKYDIKALIGRGSFSRVVRVEHKATKQPYAIKMIETKYREGREVCESELCVLRRVRHTNIIQLIEVFETQERVYMVMELATGGELFDRIIAKGSFTERDATRVLQMVLDGVKYLHTLGITHRDLKPENLLYYHPGMDSKIMITDFGLASARKKGDDCLMKTTCGTPEYIAPEILVRKPYTNSVDMWALGVISYILLSGTMPFEDDNRTRLYRQILKGKYSYSGEPWPSVSNLAKDFIDRLLTVDPADRMTALQALKHPWVVSMAASSSMKNLHRSISQNLLKRASSRCQSTKSAQSTRSSRSTKSNKSRRVRERELRELNLRYQQQYNG, from the exons ATGGGCTGTGGGACTAGCAAGGTACTTCCTGAGCCTCCCAAGGATGTTCATTTGGATCTCGTTAAAAAGGTTGAGCCATACTGTGGTTACAAAAATGACATATATAAGCACTTCATCAAGGATGATGGTGGTGACGCCATCAAATCcggcttcccttctcctccccgccACACCAACCCTTACGCCAGCGGATACTCTCCCACGCGCCTGGAGCAGCCAGAGCCCCGCAAGAACAGAGTGGCTAAATACCGTGCCAAATTTGACCCCCGAGTGACAGCCAAGTATGACATCAAGGCCCTGATTGGCCGAGGCAGCTTCAGCCGTGTGGTGCGGGTGGAACACAAGGCCACCAAGCAGCCGTACGCGATCAAGATGATTGAGACCAAGTACCGGGAAGGGAGGGAAGTGTGCGAATCTGAGCTGTGCGTGTTGCGTCGCGTGCGGCACACCAACATCATCCAGCTCATCGAGGTGTTTGAGACTCAGGAGCGTGTCTACATGGTGATGGAATTGGCCACTGGAGGGGAATTGTTTGACCGAATCATTGCCAAAGGCTCCTTCACGGAGAGAGATGCTACCCGAGTGCTGCAGATGGTATTGGATGGGGTTAAATACTTACATACATTGGGGATAACACACAGGGACTTAAAGCCAGAGAACTTGCTGTACTATCACCCAGGAATGGATTCTAAAATAATGATCACAGACTTTGGGCTGGCGAGTGCCCGGAAAAAGGGAGATGACTGCCTAATGAAGACTACGTGTGGAACGCCAGAGTACATTGCTCCAGAAATCTTGGTCAGGAAGCCTTACACTAACTCAGTAGACATGTGGGCCTTGGGCGTCATCTCTTACATCCTCCTAAGTGGGACTATGCCTTTCGAGGACGACAACCGGACCCGTTTGTACCGACAGATTCTGAAAGGAAAGTACAGTTACTCAGGGGAG CCATGGCCGAGCGTGTCCAATCTGGCTAAGGATTTCATTGACCGTCTGCTGACAGTGGATCCCGCTGACCGGATGACCGCCCTTCAAGCCTTAAAGCACCCCTGGGTGGTCAGCATGGCTGCTTCATCTTCCATGAAGAACCTGCACCGCTCCATCTCTCAGAACCTCCTCAAGAGGGCATCATCTCGTTGCCAAAGCACCAAATCGGCCCAGTCCACCCGCTCCAGCCGTTCCACCAAATCCAACAAGTCTCGGCGCGTGCGGGAACGGGAGCTGCGGGAGCTGAACTTGCGCTACCAGCAGCAGTACAATGGCTGA